Proteins encoded by one window of Nomascus leucogenys isolate Asia chromosome 19, Asia_NLE_v1, whole genome shotgun sequence:
- the LOC100604641 gene encoding ATP synthase subunit f, mitochondrial-like isoform X2 — translation MESVVPVKDKKLLEVKLGELPSQILMWDFSPSGLDGAFQREHERLRKYH, via the exons ATGGAGTCAGTTGTACCAGTGAAGGACAAGAAACTTCTGGAGGTCAAACTAGGGGAGCTGCCAAGCCAGATCTTGATGTGGGACTTCAGCCCTAGTGGCCTTGATGGAGCGTTTCAAAGAG AGCACGAGCGGCTACGCAAGTACCACTGA
- the LOC100604641 gene encoding ATP synthase subunit f, mitochondrial-like isoform X1: protein MESVVPVKDKKLLEVKLGELPSQILMWDFSPSGLDGAFQRGYYWYYNKYINVKKGSISGFTMVLAGYMLFTYCLSYKELKHERLRKYH from the coding sequence ATGGAGTCAGTTGTACCAGTGAAGGACAAGAAACTTCTGGAGGTCAAACTAGGGGAGCTGCCAAGCCAGATCTTGATGTGGGACTTCAGCCCTAGTGGCCTTGATGGAGCGTTTCAAAGAGGTTACTACTGGTACTACAACAAGTACATCAATGTGAAGAAGGGGAGCATCTCGGGGTTTACCATGGTGCTGGCAGGGTACATGCTCTTCACCTACTGCCTTTCCTACAAGGAGCTCAAGCACGAGCGGCTACGCAAGTACCACTGA